One genomic segment of Arachis duranensis cultivar V14167 chromosome 4, aradu.V14167.gnm2.J7QH, whole genome shotgun sequence includes these proteins:
- the LOC107484444 gene encoding uncharacterized protein LOC107484444 — protein MQREISCIVQRDGETLYEYWERFKKLLEACPHHRIDELVLISYFCQGMHHQDKLLLDAASGASLTKNKTVAEAWEVISDLMDSTQHSRARSPQPKAFSEVSPSGDVILTKTLGEMTILLRQITQGQQIRQVLINAPAQPPLIEGPSRICGVCACNTHYTDECPQIQEDTTLVVAKPYPQRPNYNQGSYPQGGNQSQGWRDNSNQRWNQAPQAQPNQNAQVYYHQHPQGQPQYQQPYQQPPHPQSQVKYQHSNSRSNPSLMYQVLPSNQSHMNDTFHTFMQEQRDFHKKQDVYMATIAESLILLTLPPETTQSTQQDSTSRSLPSQPQPNPKGSINAITLRSGTKLDKNVAIPSKLSKETNNEEVEDEVEVMKGEDKNVDTSKKEPPKVKEPRRKTLLEEPLPIPFQTLAKKAKKQEDLDPTMVKVFEKVEVIVPLFQVIQQVPKYAKFLKDVCTHKDKVGNLNKKLVDDSISSLLPEKCDDPGPSLVTCLISGIKFMDCMCDLEACVSIMPLPIYERLNLSPLKRSGARFVLADKSIMSVVGIAGNVIVNIQGLLFPVDFHILETPPINSTKPSAILLGRPFLKIARFRLDAHSGVYSFESDDRLVKFTLEESNKPILEAYSIFGCDIV, from the coding sequence ATGCAAAGAGAGATTTCTTGCATTGTGCAACGAGATGGGGAGACTTTGTATGAATACTGGGAAAGATTCAAGAAGTTGTTAGAGGCTTGCCCTCACCACCGGATTGATGAGTTGGTTTTGATAAGTTATTTCTGTCAAGGAATGCACCACCAAGACAAGCTTCTCCTAGATGCCGCGAGTGGAGCATCATTGACCAAAAACAAGACCGTTGCAGAAGCATGGGAAGTTATATCGGATCTAATGGACTCAACTCAACACTCTAGGGCTAGAAGTCCGCAACCAAAAGCCTTTAGTGAGGTTTCTCCCTCCGGAGATGTAATTTTGACTAAGACCCTTGGTGAGATGACAATTTTGTTGAGGCAAATCACCCAAGGGCAACAAATCCGTCAAGTTTTGATAAATGCTCCAGCTCAACCTCCACTGATTGAAGGACCATCAAGGATATGTGGTGTTTGTGCTTGTAATACTCATTACACCGATGAGTGTCCTCAAATCCAAGAGGACACAACATTAGTGGTTGCTAAACCTTATCCACAAAGGCCCAATTACAACCAAGGATCCTACCCACAAGGAGGTAATCAAAGCCAAGGGTGGAGAGATAACTCAAACCAAAGGTGGAACCAAGCTCCCCAAGCTCAACCCAACCAAAATGCTCAAGTCTACTACCATCAACACCCCCAAGGTCAACCACAATACCAACAACCATACCAACAACCCCCACACCCTCAGTCTCAAGTGAAGTACCAGCATTCAAACAGTCGATCCAATCCTTCTCTAATGTACCAAGTCCTTCCCTCCAATCAATCCCACATGAATGACACATTTCACACCTTCATGCAAGAACAAAGAGATTTCCATAAGAAACAAGATGTTTACATGGCTACAATAGCCGAATCCCTTATCCTTTTAACTCTCCCTCCTGAAACCACACAAAGCACCCAACAAGATTCAACCTCAAGAAGTTTGCCCTCCCAACCTCAACCCAACCCTAAAGGAAGCATAAATGCTATTACTCTTAGAAGTGGTACGAAGTTGGATAAGAATGTGGCTATACCTTCAAAGTTGAGTAAGGAGACAAACAATGAGGAGGTAGAAGATGAAGTGGAGGTGATGAAGGGTGAAGATAAAAATGTTGACACAAGCAAAAAAGAACCACCAAAGGTCAAGGAGCCGAGGAGAAAGACCTTGCTTGAAGAGCCCTTGCCCATTCCATTCCAAACTCTAGCCAAGAAAGCAAAAAAGCAAGAAGATCTTGACCCCACTATGGTGAAAGTTTTTGAGAAAGTTGAAGTTATCGTCCCTCTCTTTCAAGTCATTCAACAAGTGCCGAAATATGCCAAGTTTCTCAAGGACGTTTGCACTCACAAAGACAAGGTTGGCAACCTCAACAAAAAGCTGGTAGATGATTCTATCTCTTCTTTACTTCCTGAAAAATGCGATGATCCTGGCCCAAGTTTGGTGACTTGTTTGATTAGTGGGATTAAGTTCATGGACTGTATGTGTGATTTGGAGGCGTGTGTAAGCATCATGCCACTCCCCATCTATGAAAGATTGAACTTATCCCCCCTAAAGAGGTCCGGGGCGAGGTTTGTGTTAGCCGACAAGAGTATTATGTCAGTTGTGGGGATTGCAGGGAATGTCATAGTGAATATTCAAGGATTGCTCTTTCCAGTTGATTTTCACATTTTGGAGACCCCTCCCATTAACTCAACTAAGCCATCAGCAATActccttggaagaccattcttgaAAATAGCCCGTTTCAGGCTAGATGCACACTCGGGGGTCTATTCTTTTGAGTCGGATGACAGGTTAGTCAAGTTCACTTTGGAAGAGTCCAACAAGCCTATCCTTGAAGCTTACTCTATTTTTGGGTGCGACATAGTTTAA